The following proteins are encoded in a genomic region of Cataglyphis hispanica isolate Lineage 1 chromosome 9, ULB_Chis1_1.0, whole genome shotgun sequence:
- the LOC126851985 gene encoding uncharacterized protein LOC126851985, with amino-acid sequence MVLADATLADNHRRHRTFTANGNPDGITICNLVDGETLTYSLALIRGRAPVLCSYITVRGHKNVTSEWPIIAGQFRVLVDLARGPNKLELEAGGHKRRLMLVYEPRTTRLRVTPVYVICAGHDGYFQGPRNEDRSPESAATRIGLGARLLQTLTAEKLLEAGYGRKTFQLERDLDGPECLVMHSMLHVDQARAMKQRELWELIARELMTGPLASKDRKYLAFLSCTRYRGAPSPRTHEDTLARTQGHAALGGGGLALFGSACLHTWPTRMAQILPRFLDTTIIDTEQLMDDSNYRGTHGGCLATTLGSVLHELGHTFDLGHTREGIMGRGFDYVDRVFVGAAGIDFNRNPIRRDPQHTTIALSRPLSITVTVQESILSSPRRGRLLSETSRPTPSPTSKQLPGRLSAPASPELNRSLSKSLITSEPPTQPDRTFWGPSCAALLSYHRWFNSEMDNVSNRHHHEIEYDGKRNVVRSRYGIRVIELRESSGGMVLGSRQFPGSRPPLEALVPPPPPHCLTTLTLVAEDSTGNVLKHPLPTAF; translated from the exons ATG GTACTTGCGGACGCGACATTGGCAGACAATCATCGCCGTCATCGTACTTTCACGGCAAACGGTAATCCGGACGGTATCACAATATGCAATCTGGTGGACGGTGAGACCTTGACTTACAGCTTGGCCTTGATAAGAGGTCGAGCACCCGTGCTATGCAGTTACATTACTGTTCGAGGTCATAAAAATGTGACTTCGGAGTGGCCGATCATCGCGGGACAATTCCGCGTCTTGGTGGATTTGGCACGTGGTCCGAACAAATTAGAGCTCGAAGCAGGCGGACATAAAAGAAGATTGATGCTTGTATATGAGCCGAGAACCACCAGGCTACGAGTAACACCGGTCTATGTCATCTGTGCAGGTCATGATGGTTATTTTCAG GGTCCACGTAATGAGGATCGATCACCTGAGAGCGCGGCAACGAGGATAGGACTTGGTGCCAGGCTTCTTCAGACTCTGACGGCCGAAAAACTCCTAGAAGCCGGTTATGGCAGAAAAACCTTCCAGTTAGAAAGAGATTTAGATGGTCCGGAATGTCTGGTGATGCATAGTATGCTTCATGTAGATCAGGCACGAGCAATGAAGCAAAGGGAGCTTTGGGAGTTAATCGCGCGCGAGTTGATGACCGGTCCCTTGGCGTCCAAGGATCGCAAATACCTGGCATTTCTATCATGTACTAGATACCGTGGAGCGCCTAGCCCTCGAACGCACGAGGATACTTTAGCGAGGACGCAAGGTCATGCGGCTCTTGGTGGAGGTGGTTTAGCGCTTTTCGGCTCTGCCTGTCTTCATACTTGGCCTACGCGTATGGCTCAG atattacCGAGGTTTCTGGATACCACTATCATCGATACCGAGCAACTCATGGACGACAGTAATTATCGGGGCACGCATGGGGGCTGCTTGGCGACGACGTTAGGTTCTGTTCTACACGAGCTTGGTCATACTTTCGATCTTGGTCATACCCGAGAGGGGATAATGGGTCGAGGATTCGACTACGTCGATAGGGTTTTCGTGGGCGCGGCTGGAATTGATTTCAATCGTAATCCTATCCGAAGGGATCCTCAACACACGACCATCGCTCTTAGCAGACCTCTCAGCATTACGGTAACCGTGCAAGAATCTATATTATCAAGTCCACGAAGAGGTAGATTGCTCTCGGAAACATCTAGACCCACGCCGTCACCTACTTCGAAGCAGTTGCCTGGAAGACTTTCAGCACCGGCTAGTCCCGAGCTTAACAGATCTCTCTCTAAAAGTTTGATCACGTCGGAACCTCCAACGCAACCTGATCGGACATTCTGGGGTCCGTCATGCGCGGCGTTACTTTCTTATCATCGCTGGTTCAACAGCGAAATGGACAATGTTTCTAATAGGCATCATCATGAAATAGAGTACGATGGAAAAAG AAATGTAGTGAGATCGCGATATGGAATACGAGTAATAGAGCTTAGAGAGAGTTCGGGAGGAATGGTTTTGGGTTCTCGCCAATTTCCTGGCTCGCGACCACCTTTGGAGGCTCTAGTTCCACCACCTCCACCCCACTGCCTCACCACCCTTACCCTAGTTGCCGAAGACTCCACCGGGAATGTGCTCAAACATCCTCTTCCCACTGCCTTTTAA